The segment AGCAGGCTCCCGGAGCCTgggttctttctgtctctctttctttttccccgGAGCCTGAGTTCTGTCTCCGAGCTCGCGTCCAAGACCCGGGTTCCGGCCTCTGCGGCTGCGCAGCCCGGGATCCCGTTCCCGTCTCCGTCCGCCAGGGGGCGCGGCTGCGCAGCCCGGGATCCCGCTCCCGCCTCCTCCGTCCGCCAGGGGGCGCGGCTGCGCAGCCCGGGATCCCGCTCCCGCCTCCTCCGTCCGCCAGGGGGCGCGACCTGGGGGACGGAAAGTGGGgggattgggtgggggggggcagataataataataataatgatggcatttgttaagcgcttactatgtgcaaagcactgttctaagcgctgggaaggttacaaggtgatcaggttgtccctcggggggctcacagtcttaatccccattttacagatgaggtcactgaggcacagaggagttaagtaacttgcccaaagtcacacagctgacagttggcggagccggggcttgaactcatggcctctgactccaaagcccgggctctttccactgagccacgctgcttgcctgggcctgggggaaggggtggggggctttggGGACCCTGCGAGGGAGGGGTCCGCACTACCTCTCGCCTCCAACCTGGCCCGATCCCCAAGCATCATAGACTACCGGCTAGAGCCgtcctgggagtgggaagggcctgggttctaatcccatctccgccacgtgtctgctgtgtgaccttgggtaagtcatttcacttctccgtccctcgttccctcgtctgtaaagcggggattaagacggtgagccccaagtggggcagagactgtgtcggcCCTGatgagtttgtgtctaccccagcgcttagtacggtgcttgacacagagtaagcgcttaactaataccatcatcatcacgtccatccccctgcccccgggtGGCATCCCCGCTGCGCGCCCCcaccagatggaggtgggggggctgAGAGATCTCCCCAGGAAAGAGAAACCCCAGATTCCTCCCCCACGCACCCACCAGCCCCCCACAATCCCTCCCTGTTTCAAGACCAGGAAGTTCTCCTCCACGTCTAACTTCCATCTCTCTTACTGCAGTTTCTACTGCCGGCGATGGTAGGccgagggcgggggtggggtgtaCAGGGGACAGAGATGGACAGATGAAGACGgacggagatgtgaagtggcgtggcttagcagaaagatcccgggcttgggagtcagaggtcatgggttctagtccccgctccgccacttgtcagctgtgtgactttgggcaagtcacttaacttcctcgggcctcacctgtcaaatggggatgaagactgtgagccccacgtgggacaacccgatgaccttgtatctccgccagtgcttagaacagtgcttggcacatatagtaagcgcctgacaaatatcatgattattatttttttggacAGAGGGTACAGACTGCCTAGAGTTGGGGCCTAGAGTTGGTGTGTTTTgagggtggtgggagagggaacCCAGGTGCCCAGGGAGTggaatggggggtgggagggtctcaGACGTCCAGCACGTGGTTCAGGTAGGAGATGTAGCAGATGGCGAGGCGCAGGATCTCGATCTTGGAGAGCTTCTTGTCCGGCGGGAGGGTGGGCAGGAGGCGGCGCAGGTCAGCGAAGGCCAGGTTGAAGGCCTCCACGCGGATGCGCTCCCGCGTGGCGTGGGCGGTGCGGTACTTGGCCGTGGCCCTCCGCCGGCGGCGCCGCTCCTCCCGGCTCAGGGCCGGCTGCGGGTCCCGGCGGGCCGCCTCGCCCCCCGCAGCcccggggacccgggcctggCCGCCCCCGCGGTCGCCCAAGCCGGACTCCGCGTCCCACTGGCTCGGGGGGGGCTCCGAGTTCAGCATCATGGCccggcccgggggtcagaggtcggggcTTTCGGCGGCGGGGGGGCCTCGGGAAGACGTCCGGATCCTCCGCGGAGGTCCTGGAGGAGGGACACAGCGCGGGGAGGGGtcggaaaagggggagggggacgagcaagggaaggggggagacccCAAGGGACcgacaggggagggggcggggggttgaAAGGGCAGGGAAACAGATGGACCCACAGCGGCCGGGAGAGACAGatgggacagagaaagggagggagggagagagatgagagacggacagagacacacagccccctcccctttcccccgagACCCCCGTGTCTAATTGCCACCTGGgcattttccccccctcccccgagtTGAGCGcagggctctgcccacggtaCGCGCTTAATAGGCCATCAGTCCAGAAGTGGTAATTGCTGagcgcttgctaagtgcagagcgcttggaagggGACAGTGCTTTAGAATCAGTAGAAGCCGacagtctgataataataacggtaacagTAACGATGCCgttcgttcagcgcttactatgggccaagcactggtctaagcgctgggggagatacaaggttatcaggttgtcccacgtggggctcacagtcttcgtccccctttgacagaggaggtaaccgaggcacagagaagctaagtgacttgcccaaagtcacccggctgacaagcggtggggccgggattagaacccacgacttctgactccgaaactcgggctctttccactaagccaggctgcttctcaagtctagaggaggagaatgaacAGTATTACTACGATTACTGATACTGCCACCAGAGAGATGGGCAGAAACGGATGGGCAGAGATGCGAACAGAGACAGAAActcagagatgcagagacagagcaGAGGTGGACAGAGACCTTCATGGTCGGAGCCAAAGATGAAAAAAGACTGAGATATACGGAGACAGAAAGACGGAGATAGAGATCCTCATAGAGAGAGACTGTGAGACACGGAGATAGAGACAGAGGTGGACAGAgacaaaagagatggagagacagatgaaCAGAAACTTCAGACTacaaacacagagacagagatggacagagtCTTCAGACGTGGAGAGATTTAGTTGGCTGAAGACTACAGGCACGCAGAGGCAGCTGGACAGAGACTACAGACACGGAGAGAGAGCTGAGCAGAGActacagagacagagatgaaCAGAAACTACGGCCTCGGAGAGATAGAACCGGGTAGAGACTACAGAGATGGCTAGACAGAGATGGACAAAGGCTTCAGACACGAAGAGACAGATTTGGGCAGAGACTACAGACGGAGAGACAGAGCCGAGCAGAGACtacaaagacagagacagagatgaacAGAGACTACGGCCTCAGAGAGACAGAGCTGGACAGACTAcagacacggagagacagagatggacagagattCCGGTTGGAGAGACAGACGGAGAGACAGAGCTggacacggagagacagagacgggcagagactacggctatgcgactttgggcaagtcacttcacttctctgtgcctcagttacctcatctgtaaaatggggattaagactgtgagcccccagtgggacaccctgatctccttgtaacctccccagcgcttagaacagtcatagtaagcgcttaataaatgccattattattattattattattattattattattatggagagacagagacaggcagagactaGGGATGAAGAGACAGAGCTGGACAGAGAATACAGACGTGGAAAACAAAAGATGGACAGAGACTacggatggagagacagagatggatagAGACGGAGGGGATTGGAGGCAGGGGGTTCCTAAACCCGGAGGCCCTTAGATtcagctgccccccaccccccgaccagaCCGGGGCCGGaacgggggagaaagaagagggataaGTAGAGATACCCtgttaaactccttgtgagcaggaagcgtgtctaccaactctactctattgtcctcccctaagcgctcagtactgtgctctgcacccagtaagtgctcagcaaatacgattgatgaactcagagcctctagactgtaggctcgctatggacagggacgtgtctaccaactctgttgggatgTAGTCGCCCAGGCTCTTTGaatagggttctgcacacagtcaacactcaataaattgaccaattgattgattgaccgattgattgaagaaCATCCTCAAAGCCTGTAACTCGGGGGTTCTCGCCCTGTCCCCCTTCCCGGACTGATAGAGCCAGAGAGGGTTGAGGGGATCaagttgacgcctgtctacttatttgatgtgaatatagccacttaacttctctgtgcctcagttatctcatctgtgaaacggggattaagactgtgagccccacatgggacaacctgattaacttgtaactaccccagcgcttagaacagtgcttggcatatagtaagcgcttaacaaataccataattattattatctatatttcTCTTTGTTTatactggtgcctgtttacttgctttgatgtctgtctccccccttctagactgtaagcccgttgtgggcagggattgtctctatttctgaattgtactttctaagcgcttagtccagtgctgtgcgcacagtaagtgctcaataaatatgattgaatgaatggatgaagttgGGGTGAAATTGGGGGgtgattgaaagagagagagaggggaggagggtcgGGGTGTCGTTTCCCCCCGACTCCAGCTCCTTTCAGTCCCATCTCTTTCCCGAACCTCAgagccccccccccagcgcccGAAATCCCACCACCCTaaatctccccccttccctcccaccagccccatTCTGTCCTCGTCCTcctgtattagactctcccaagcgctcattacagggctctgcccagtgtaagcgctcaagacataccactgattgacggatattcaactcctgctctccccctttctccccaaagggagggggagacagcagggattgggggtgggggtggggggagaggcaggaacagAGACAGGAAGAATCCGGGAGAGTGATAGGTGGACAAGGAGAGACGGAGATAGCCAGCTGGaaaaagacagacagagacacagaaagatggAAAGAGACTGGTAGGAGTCCGAGAGAGAGAGGGCAACATTCAATccatcctattgagcgcttactgggtgcagagcactgtactaagcgctgggagagtgcaatagaaaagAGCCGGTAGACAGGAGCTCACAGCTTAGAGAGGTAGAGGCAGAAAGAGACCGAGAGATGCAAAGACaaaaagggacagagagacaggcaggttgtcgtacagggaaggagagacagatttacggagagaaggggagacgggggagagCAGCAGTTGaatatctgtcaatcagtggtacgtactgagcgcttacaatgggcagagcactgtaatgagcgcttgggagagtctaatagagcagagttggtaggagacatagtccctgcccacaaggggctcacagttcactgtgtctctgtttctccctgatttgctccccttttattcatcccccttcctagctccacggcacttatggaAATATCCGcatagtaatttatttatgtaacatatgtctctccctctgtaagctcgttgtggacagggaatggattaGTGatactattatattttactctcccaagtgcttagtacggtgggcaggggttgtttctctttattgatgaattctaatttccaagcgcttagtacagtgctctgcacgcagtaagtgttcaatacatacgactgactgactaattttaGCAGATGTCCTTGGGTGTTTGTGGGGTTTATACAGAAAAACCTTAAAACTCCAGGGAAAATCCGGGGGCGGGTGGTCAGGGAGAAGAATCAAAGAAAggcggtggggagagagggagaggcagagggagtaagagagaaagagagtaatagagacacagaaagacagagggaggaggggaaaaagagggagacagaaggaagagagggagacagagaaagaaaggcagaaagagaaaCGGGGTGAGACGAGACAGGGAGAAATAGAAACTCGGAGAGACTGtaagagagaggaggtgagagagtcagagacagaaatAAGTAAGAACAGAGACGGAGCGAGAGAAGGACAGAAATAGAGACACAAAGCGGCAGAGACGGGGAGAAACAGAAACCCAGAGAGACAGAGTAAAAGAGATGGggtgagagagagtcagagataaATGAGAACACGTAGttggagtgagagagacagaaatagagaAATAGTGAAGTGGACGCAGGGAGAAACAGAAACCCAGAGAGACAGAGTAAGGAAAACGGGgcgagagagtcagagagagataaATAAAAACGCGGAGGTGGAGTGAAAGAAACAGAagtacagggagacagagagggagagacaaagagaggaacAGAGATGGCATGAGAGATAGAAACTGACACAGTGAGACAGAGGGTGAGACAGCGAGAGAAAGAGGCAGggtaagagagacagagagaaatagaaacagagagtggcagagagagaaatagaaagagtGGTGAAAGAGAGGCAGCAaatgacagagacacagagacacagagagaaacagcGAGACAGAATAAGAGAGGTGGTGAGAGAGAACGAAAAACAGAGCTAcagtgagacagagaaagagtaAGAGAGACAGTGAAAGAGGACTAGAACATAGAAATGGTGTAAGAGACAGAACTAGAGATGTAGTAAGAGtgggagagacacagaaagagaaacagagtgagAGAGAACGAAACAGAGACGGTGTAAGAGACAGAAACAGcgattcagagagggagagatgcagagaaacagagtaagagagtgagaaagaaaccGAGAGATGGTAtgagacagaaatagagagacagagagggagagacaccgaGAGAAACAGAGTATGAGAGAACGAAACGGGAAGGTgtaagagacagaaacagagagacagtgagggagagacgcagagagaaacagagtaaGACAGAGTGAGAACGAAACAGAGAGATGGTgtaagagacagaaaaagagagacagagggagagatgcagagagaaacagagtaagagagagaaacagagagttgGTGTAAAGAGACAGAAACAGCGATaccaagacagagagggagagttacagagagagaaacagtgagagagagtgagagagaacgaAACAGAGAAATGTTGTAAGaggcagaaacagagagacagggagggagagatgcagagaaacagaataagagagtgagaaagaacgAAACAGATGCTTTGAGAGATagaaacagagagacaaagagggagagacacagagagaaacagggaaagagagagtgtgagagaacgAAACAGAGATGGTataagagacagaaacagagacagagaaggagagttacagagagagaaacagagtaaGAGAGAGTGAACGAGAGTTGGTGTCAGAGACAGAAACAGCGATaccgagagacagagagggagagacgcagagagagaaacagagtgagagagaatgaaagagacgGTGCAAGAGACAGAAACAGCGATTCcgagagacagagagcgagagaTGCGCAGAGAGAGATAGAGTAAGAGTGAGAACGAAACAGAGAGATGGTgtaagagacagaaacagagagatagagggagagattcattcattcattcaatcccgtttattgagtgcttactgtgtgcagagcgctgtactaagcgcttgggaagtacaagtcggcaacatatagagacggtccctatccaacaacgggcttacagtctagaagggggagacagacaacaaaacaaaacatgtagataggtgtcaaaatcagagatgcagagagagaaagagagacagagtaagagagagagagagaacgaaacAGAGAGATGGTGTAAGAGACACAAACAGAGAGGCAAAGACCCAGAGAGAAagccacagagagacagagtgggaGACAAATAGAAACCCCGAGACGCGCAAcgaggcagagacagggagagagacagaatgacAGAGagtagaggcattcattcattcaatcgcatttattgagcgcttactgtgtgcagagcactgtactaagcgcttgggaagtccaagtcggcaacatctagagacggtccctatccaacaacgggctcacggtctagaaggggggagacagacaacaaaacgaaacacgtagataggtgtcaaaatcagagatgcagaga is part of the Tachyglossus aculeatus isolate mTacAcu1 chromosome Y4, mTacAcu1.pri, whole genome shotgun sequence genome and harbors:
- the NHLH1 gene encoding helix-loop-helix protein 1, whose product is MMLNSEPPPSQWDAESGLGDRGGGQARVPGAAGGEAARRDPQPALSREERRRRRRATAKYRTAHATRERIRVEAFNLAFADLRRLLPTLPPDKKLSKIEILRLAICYISYLNHVLDV